A part of Nitrososphaerota archaeon genomic DNA contains:
- a CDS encoding ATP-binding cassette domain-containing protein → MKDTIIKVENVWFKYSEEVTALKDVNLEIKEGEIIALIGQNGGGKTTLAKHLNGLLKPTKGRVIVKNLDTKNTPVHILTNIVGYVFQNPAHQIFTSRVYDEVAYGPKNQGLSQEDIEKRVKMALEMVGLTGYEDIHPHDLNYGQMKLLTIASIIAMQPEVYVLDEPTSGQDHNGRRAIAELILKLNKEGKTVIVITHDMKFVAQVAERTILMANGEIIGDSSTRDLLLNIDLLEKAAIKPPQIAQLCIELRKFGLNFNCLTIDEALKAFSQYIKR, encoded by the coding sequence ATGAAAGATACAATAATTAAAGTTGAGAATGTATGGTTTAAATACAGCGAAGAAGTTACAGCACTTAAAGATGTAAATTTAGAAATTAAAGAAGGAGAAATAATTGCTCTTATAGGACAAAATGGAGGAGGAAAAACAACATTAGCTAAACATTTAAATGGACTCCTTAAGCCTACAAAAGGTAGAGTAATTGTAAAAAATTTAGATACAAAAAATACTCCTGTGCATATACTTACCAATATAGTAGGATATGTGTTCCAAAATCCTGCTCATCAAATTTTTACAAGTAGAGTTTATGATGAAGTAGCTTATGGTCCAAAGAACCAAGGATTATCTCAAGAAGATATTGAAAAGAGAGTAAAAATGGCTTTAGAAATGGTTGGTTTAACAGGATATGAAGATATTCATCCACATGATTTAAATTACGGACAAATGAAGCTGCTTACAATTGCTTCTATAATTGCTATGCAACCTGAAGTTTATGTTTTAGATGAGCCAACAAGTGGGCAAGATCATAATGGACGTAGAGCTATTGCAGAGCTTATTTTAAAATTAAATAAAGAAGGTAAAACAGTTATCGTTATTACTCATGACATGAAATTTGTTGCACAAGTAGCTGAAAGAACTATTTTAATGGCTAATGGAGAAATAATAGGAGATAGCTCAACACGAGATCTTCTATTAAACATAGACTTATTGGAAAAAGCTGCAATAAAACCTCCGCAAATAGCTCAATTATGTATTGAGCTTAGAAAATTTGGCTTAAACTTTAATTGTTTAACAATTGATGAAGCTTTAAAAGCTTTTAGTCAATATATTAAGAGGTAA
- a CDS encoding energy-coupling factor transporter transmembrane component T produces the protein MSSIGTSLLRKSIVVEETLIHKADPRTKFLFFLWISIFAYIFYDYVLTTIFLIGILFLATIGKILKRILLSVAVIVLPWMALGVPILSVLFPWNSTLMYKLEIFGWQIPFYYEGFAWGLTWPLRIGVCITSALLFYLTTNPANLIALLFKLKLPFRFIYAFAAATQLIPLLVDEAGTIYQAQLSRGLRTDVGIIKRIWNFLILIVPLTLSSLTKVQIRAIALESRGFSAPVIKTCPYDIRFKNIDYAFFIGIIIVTLILVYIYIVYGFSPIVHLKQYFISG, from the coding sequence ATGAGTTCAATTGGAACAAGCTTACTTCGTAAAAGTATTGTCGTTGAAGAAACTTTAATACACAAAGCAGATCCTCGCACTAAGTTCCTTTTTTTCTTATGGATATCTATTTTTGCTTATATTTTTTATGATTATGTTCTAACAACAATTTTCCTTATTGGAATTTTATTTTTAGCAACAATAGGGAAAATTCTTAAAAGAATTCTTTTAAGTGTAGCTGTAATTGTTCTTCCATGGATGGCTTTAGGTGTGCCAATACTTTCAGTACTATTTCCTTGGAATTCAACTTTAATGTATAAACTTGAAATTTTTGGATGGCAAATTCCTTTTTATTATGAAGGATTTGCATGGGGATTAACTTGGCCATTAAGAATAGGTGTTTGCATTACTTCAGCTCTTCTTTTCTATCTTACAACTAATCCTGCAAACTTAATTGCTTTATTGTTTAAACTTAAGTTACCTTTTCGTTTCATATATGCTTTTGCAGCCGCAACTCAATTAATTCCATTACTTGTTGACGAAGCTGGAACCATTTATCAAGCCCAACTTTCAAGAGGCCTTCGTACAGATGTAGGAATAATAAAAAGAATATGGAATTTTTTAATTCTGATCGTTCCACTAACTCTTAGTTCTCTTACTAAAGTTCAGATAAGAGCGATAGCATTGGAATCTAGAGGTTTTAGTGCACCAGTAATTAAAACTTGTCCATATGATATAAGATTTAAGAATATAGATTATGCATTTTTCATAGGGATCATAATTGTTACATTAATATTGGTTTACATATACATTGTTTATGGTTTCTCGCCAATCGTGCACTTAAAGCAATACTTTATTTCAGGGTGA
- a CDS encoding ATP-binding cassette domain-containing protein: MSKEKIISFQNFSYSYPTKRNVLIDINLEVYKGEVLGIIGPNGAGKSTLCKSLNGLVPHFYGGTIKGSVIVAGMDTLEHTVAELSTKVGLVFQEPENQLSGLALTVEEEVGFGLSMLGFPRDLIRERVKEAIEKVGLKGLEKRSPFELSGGQQQRLAIATVLAMKPEIMVLDEPTALLDPIGRYEVFSVLRELITEGSTIIIVEHEIEELAYLSDRILFLKEGKVISLDDAKNVLSEISKLKEAGIDSPSITELTYLLEKEIGIKFDWYPIKLSEAVELYSEVLKVK; this comes from the coding sequence TTGTCTAAAGAGAAAATTATATCTTTTCAAAATTTTTCATATTCATATCCAACAAAGCGAAACGTTTTAATCGATATTAATCTTGAAGTCTATAAAGGTGAGGTTTTAGGAATAATTGGACCAAATGGAGCTGGAAAATCAACTCTTTGCAAATCATTAAATGGTTTAGTCCCTCATTTTTATGGTGGAACTATTAAAGGAAGTGTTATAGTAGCTGGTATGGACACATTAGAGCATACAGTTGCAGAACTTTCAACAAAAGTAGGGCTTGTATTTCAAGAACCTGAAAATCAACTTTCAGGGCTTGCTCTTACAGTAGAAGAAGAAGTTGGTTTCGGGCTTTCAATGCTTGGTTTTCCAAGAGATCTTATAAGAGAGCGTGTTAAGGAAGCAATTGAAAAAGTTGGACTTAAAGGATTAGAGAAAAGGTCTCCCTTCGAATTAAGTGGTGGACAACAACAAAGGCTTGCTATAGCTACTGTTTTGGCGATGAAACCAGAAATAATGGTACTTGATGAGCCCACAGCTTTACTTGATCCTATAGGAAGATATGAAGTTTTTTCAGTATTAAGGGAATTAATTACAGAAGGTTCAACGATTATAATAGTAGAACATGAAATTGAAGAACTTGCATATTTATCTGATCGTATTCTTTTTCTTAAAGAAGGTAAAGTCATCTCCTTAGATGATGCTAAAAATGTTTTATCAGAAATATCTAAACTTAAAGAAGCTGGAATTGATTCACCATCAATTACAGAATTAACTTATCTATTAGAAAAAGAAATAGGAATTAAATTTGATTGGTACCCAATCAAATTGTCAGAAGCAGTAGAACTTTATAGTGAGGTGCTAAAAGTAAAATGA
- a CDS encoding amidohydrolase/deacetylase family metallohydrolase: MYDIIIKNGLLIDPLQEIHEKKDIAISNDRIVAVESHISSEQAKKIIDASEMIVTPGLIDIHTHCSYNVVRLSIDPDSACLKKGSTTIVDAGSIGELLFTPFKKYVIEKSKARIYALLNIESLGMIEYCNKQPTFNDQDWTKLLIHLNEFFAPLFINIDNTLKIIKENKNIIIGIKWAHRGLKTLEFARKVADKANCLLMIENRCIPDALNFLRKGDVLTHLYAPIRKEKSIGLLDDNGKVLPEFFKAIKKGAIMDVGHGKKSFSWNVAEKAIDQGIMPDTISTDLWTANINGPVYDMPTTMSKFLLLGMSLDEVVKASTTKPAEILGKIGEIGTLKPGACADVTIFKLKKGNFSFIDCKGKIRKGNKKLITVKVIRNGIEVL, from the coding sequence ATGTATGATATAATAATTAAGAATGGTTTATTGATCGATCCCCTTCAAGAAATACATGAAAAGAAAGATATTGCAATATCTAATGATAGAATAGTAGCTGTTGAATCACACATATCTTCTGAACAAGCTAAGAAAATTATAGATGCATCTGAAATGATCGTTACACCAGGTCTTATTGATATTCATACTCATTGTAGTTATAATGTTGTACGCTTATCAATAGACCCTGATTCCGCATGTCTTAAAAAAGGGAGTACTACAATTGTTGATGCAGGCTCTATTGGTGAGCTTCTTTTCACTCCTTTTAAAAAATATGTTATTGAAAAATCTAAAGCAAGAATATATGCTTTATTAAATATAGAGTCTTTAGGGATGATCGAATATTGCAATAAACAACCTACATTTAATGATCAAGATTGGACTAAACTTTTAATACATCTTAATGAATTTTTTGCACCTTTATTCATTAATATTGATAATACATTAAAAATAATAAAAGAAAATAAAAACATCATAATTGGTATAAAATGGGCTCATCGCGGTTTAAAAACACTTGAATTTGCCAGAAAAGTAGCTGATAAAGCTAATTGTCTTTTAATGATTGAAAATCGTTGTATTCCTGATGCTTTAAATTTTTTAAGAAAAGGTGATGTTTTAACTCATTTATATGCTCCTATTAGAAAAGAAAAAAGTATAGGATTACTTGATGATAATGGAAAAGTTTTACCTGAATTTTTTAAAGCTATCAAAAAAGGGGCAATAATGGATGTTGGACATGGTAAAAAATCATTTTCTTGGAATGTTGCTGAAAAAGCTATTGATCAAGGAATAATGCCAGATACTATAAGCACAGATTTATGGACTGCTAATATTAATGGGCCAGTATATGATATGCCAACTACTATGTCTAAATTCTTATTACTTGGAATGTCTTTAGATGAAGTAGTTAAAGCAAGTACAACAAAACCTGCAGAAATTCTTGGTAAAATTGGTGAGATAGGAACATTAAAGCCTGGTGCATGTGCAGATGTTACAATATTTAAACTCAAAAAAGGTAATTTTTCGTTTATAGATTGCAAAGGAAAAATACGTAAAGGGAATAAAAAACTTATAACTGTTAAAGTAATTCGCAATGGTATTGAAGTCTTATAA
- a CDS encoding HEPN domain-containing protein: MINKNLKEGLRWIEQAEADLKTAKDCLKDGNYYASAFFAQQCAEKALKGFLFFKGFRALITHSVLELLEESSEFENSFAEFLDCGRELDRHYIGSRYPNFYPSGAPYKYYTREMAEKCLNCAELILKESKKFLKE; the protein is encoded by the coding sequence ATGATAAATAAGAATTTAAAAGAAGGATTAAGATGGATTGAACAAGCTGAAGCAGATTTGAAAACGGCTAAAGATTGTCTTAAAGATGGAAATTATTATGCTTCAGCTTTTTTTGCACAACAATGTGCTGAGAAAGCATTAAAAGGTTTTTTATTTTTTAAAGGTTTTAGAGCTTTAATAACTCACTCAGTTCTAGAGCTTCTTGAAGAATCATCTGAATTTGAAAATTCATTTGCTGAATTTTTAGATTGTGGTAGAGAGCTTGATAGACATTATATTGGTTCTAGATATCCAAACTTTTATCCTTCTGGAGCTCCCTATAAATATTATACAAGAGAGATGGCTGAAAAATGTTTAAATTGTGCAGAGTTGATCTTAAAAGAATCAAAAAAATTTTTGAAGGAATAG
- a CDS encoding carbohydrate ABC transporter permease, which yields MNKKDRIKDIIRSLFILIIIILFISPLILLILDAFKPYREIVSIPPTIIPKEFTLNNFIEIQNKIDLIRMSINTFIVAGSITISTLFLGTLAGYAFAKLQFKGREKIFILVMSKLMIPSIVLVIPWSFMMIRIGLIDSLLAIILPNLSGAWTIFFMRQYISQLPNELFDSARIDGSGELIIFFKIVLPLIKPALATATIINFLWGWNEFLWPLLILTSKENFLLSIGVAFIKYSGGVMTEGTVNYAMLAAFSLIYSLPILLAYLLLARQFVQSIVLSGLKR from the coding sequence ATGAATAAAAAAGATAGAATCAAAGATATAATTAGAAGTTTGTTTATACTAATAATTATTATTCTTTTTATATCTCCATTAATATTACTAATTTTAGATGCATTCAAACCATATCGTGAAATAGTAAGTATTCCTCCAACAATAATACCCAAAGAATTTACTTTGAATAATTTCATTGAAATTCAAAATAAAATAGATCTTATAAGAATGAGTATAAATACTTTTATAGTAGCCGGCTCAATTACAATTTCTACACTTTTTCTAGGAACATTAGCAGGATATGCATTTGCAAAACTTCAATTTAAAGGAAGGGAAAAAATATTTATATTGGTAATGTCAAAATTGATGATCCCATCAATAGTACTTGTAATTCCATGGTCATTCATGATGATACGTATAGGCTTAATAGATTCCCTTTTAGCAATCATACTTCCAAATCTTAGTGGTGCTTGGACTATCTTCTTTATGAGACAATATATCTCACAATTACCTAATGAATTATTTGATTCAGCTAGAATTGATGGATCTGGAGAACTTATTATCTTTTTCAAGATAGTTCTCCCATTAATAAAACCAGCACTTGCAACTGCTACTATAATAAACTTCCTTTGGGGATGGAATGAATTCCTATGGCCATTATTGATATTAACTTCAAAGGAAAACTTTCTATTATCTATAGGAGTAGCATTTATAAAATATTCAGGAGGAGTAATGACTGAGGGTACAGTTAATTATGCTATGCTTGCTGCTTTTTCATTAATATATTCATTACCAATTCTTTTAGCATATTTATTACTTGCAAGACAATTTGTTCAATCTATAGTATTAAGCGGATTAAAAAGATAA
- a CDS encoding sugar phosphate isomerase/epimerase family protein — MKIDFYIQTPESPFWKNKEDFEEIINLISSCAYDGIEFLPFYIKKINVNYIKKLVYDNKLKVVCIASGFLNIHYGLSISHPNEFIRKLAIEKLKECINFASKIDAEYVSIGLIRGKIIDPLIENGRRNIIKSLIECGKCAQEFNISLLIEPENRYETSYIHTVKEGMKILEEIGMNNFGLMIDTYHMNIEESNIEKAVKDASRKLLHVHLADNNRLAPGMGYFDFKSFIKYLKEVNYDSFLGIEVDPLPSLDIAIRESIKFIKNIV; from the coding sequence ATGAAGATAGATTTTTATATACAAACACCCGAATCTCCATTTTGGAAAAATAAAGAAGATTTTGAAGAAATAATTAATTTAATTTCTTCATGTGCATATGATGGTATAGAATTTCTTCCATTTTATATTAAAAAAATAAATGTAAATTATATCAAGAAATTGGTATATGATAATAAACTTAAAGTTGTATGTATAGCATCTGGTTTTCTTAACATCCATTATGGATTAAGTATATCGCATCCTAATGAATTTATTAGAAAATTGGCTATAGAAAAACTTAAAGAGTGTATTAATTTTGCATCTAAAATAGATGCTGAATATGTTTCAATTGGATTGATTAGAGGAAAGATTATTGATCCATTAATTGAAAATGGAAGGAGAAATATTATTAAAAGTTTGATTGAATGTGGAAAGTGTGCTCAAGAATTTAATATTTCTTTATTAATTGAACCTGAAAATAGATATGAAACTAGTTATATACATACTGTAAAAGAAGGAATGAAAATACTGGAAGAAATAGGAATGAATAACTTTGGTTTAATGATAGATACATATCATATGAATATAGAAGAATCTAATATAGAGAAAGCGGTAAAAGACGCTTCAAGAAAACTATTGCATGTTCATTTAGCAGATAATAATAGACTTGCACCTGGAATGGGGTATTTTGATTTTAAATCGTTCATTAAATATTTAAAAGAAGTTAATTATGATTCTTTCTTAGGCATAGAAGTTGACCCGCTACCAAGTTTAGATATCGCAATAAGAGAAAGTATAAAATTCATTAAAAATATAGTGTGA
- a CDS encoding sugar phosphate isomerase/epimerase → MKLGVTVAYARVMYNEMPTIEDYMKFIDWSKNNNFKGFELAAFTLDHFKRDFLNKDKVKKLVDYYKSLNIYCNAFEAGFLRNIIIDSSKDTEPLLLKYMEDIITVTNLLETDLIYAHTAPHPSWKIEWKRLYDEYTPPSSISVPEEFSWKEAWNNYVDRIKKIVNIVEKNKLLLALEIRPYEIISNSDSMLNLIKTINSKNLGLVFDTAHFFVQKEILPIALEKLKDNVFLIHLADNDGCNDYHWAPGKGKIDWENFLKAVKKINYNRFLNIDVAGKYEDIAKEINDGKNYILKLANKIDIKL, encoded by the coding sequence ATGAAATTAGGAGTAACAGTAGCATATGCACGTGTAATGTATAATGAAATGCCTACCATTGAAGATTATATGAAGTTTATTGATTGGAGCAAAAATAATAATTTTAAAGGATTTGAATTAGCAGCTTTTACATTAGATCATTTTAAAAGAGATTTTTTAAATAAAGATAAAGTAAAGAAATTAGTTGATTATTATAAATCTCTTAATATTTATTGTAATGCCTTTGAAGCTGGTTTCCTTAGAAACATAATTATAGATTCATCAAAGGATACAGAACCACTATTATTAAAATACATGGAAGACATTATAACTGTAACAAATTTGCTAGAAACAGACTTAATCTATGCTCATACCGCTCCACATCCATCATGGAAAATAGAATGGAAAAGGTTATATGATGAATATACACCACCTAGTAGCATTTCAGTCCCAGAAGAATTCTCTTGGAAAGAAGCTTGGAATAATTATGTTGATAGGATTAAGAAAATTGTTAATATTGTTGAAAAAAATAAATTATTACTTGCACTTGAAATAAGACCATATGAAATAATATCAAATTCCGACTCAATGCTTAATTTAATAAAAACAATAAATTCAAAAAATTTAGGACTTGTTTTTGATACAGCTCACTTTTTTGTTCAAAAAGAAATATTACCTATAGCACTAGAAAAATTAAAAGATAATGTATTTCTCATACATTTAGCTGATAATGATGGATGTAATGATTATCATTGGGCTCCTGGCAAAGGTAAAATAGATTGGGAAAATTTTTTAAAAGCTGTTAAAAAAATTAACTATAATCGATTTTTAAATATAGATGTAGCAGGAAAATATGAAGATATAGCAAAGGAAATAAATGATGGAAAAAATTATATATTAAAATTGGCTAATAAAATTGATATTAAATTATGA
- a CDS encoding ATP-dependent DNA ligase: MEETLFLEIAQLCENLSKTTKRLEKIDMISNFLKKLKPDEIAPAVLLIIGWNFPETLTEPLGISYATLMNILNEKKQETLIKEYLTIKNVKNYFEKIASISGPGSKQKKKDLLLSLLSQASRLEMKWLIKNIFGEMQHGVSDGLMIETIAHTSNIEEKYIRRAYMFIGDLGKIAEIALTKGKEGILNIGIELFHPIKPMLAEMSYDLKEVFKEHGGKTALEYKLDGARVQIHKKNDKIRIFSRRLSDVTESLPDIIEIIKEKIKGEEFIIDGEVIGIDKNGRPLPFQDLMRRFKRIKNIEEIIKEIPVKLFLFDIMYYNGESIIDKNYEERWKILSSICDKEILVNRIITSDLIEAENFLKKAIEEGHEGLMAKSLSSKYEIGKRGKKWFKIKPAETLDLVIVGADWGYGRRTGWLSDYYLAAYNEENDEYEIIGKTFKGLTDKEFEEITKKLLEIKIHENEHTVWVKPEIVVEIAFNEIQKSPKYKSGYALRFARIIRIREDKSHKEADNIAKVKQLYEKQFKYKGLKL, from the coding sequence ATGGAAGAAACATTATTTCTTGAAATAGCTCAATTATGCGAAAATCTTTCAAAAACAACTAAAAGACTTGAAAAAATAGATATGATAAGCAATTTTTTAAAAAAATTGAAACCAGATGAAATAGCTCCAGCTGTGCTTTTAATAATTGGTTGGAATTTTCCAGAAACTCTTACCGAACCTCTTGGAATAAGCTATGCTACATTAATGAATATACTTAATGAAAAAAAGCAAGAAACTCTTATAAAAGAATACTTAACTATAAAAAATGTTAAAAATTATTTTGAGAAAATAGCTTCTATTAGTGGTCCAGGCTCTAAACAAAAAAAGAAAGACTTATTGTTAAGTTTACTTTCACAAGCATCTCGATTAGAAATGAAATGGTTAATAAAGAATATTTTTGGAGAAATGCAGCATGGTGTAAGCGATGGATTAATGATAGAAACTATAGCACATACATCAAATATTGAAGAAAAATATATTAGAAGAGCATATATGTTTATTGGAGACCTTGGAAAAATTGCTGAAATTGCTTTAACAAAAGGTAAAGAAGGGATTTTAAATATAGGGATCGAATTATTCCATCCAATTAAGCCTATGTTAGCTGAAATGAGTTATGATTTAAAAGAAGTTTTTAAAGAACATGGTGGAAAAACAGCTTTAGAATATAAATTAGATGGAGCAAGAGTTCAAATTCATAAGAAAAATGATAAAATAAGAATTTTTAGTAGAAGATTAAGCGATGTAACTGAAAGTTTACCAGACATAATTGAAATAATTAAAGAAAAAATTAAAGGAGAAGAATTTATTATTGATGGAGAAGTAATTGGAATAGATAAAAATGGTAGACCTCTTCCATTTCAAGATTTAATGAGAAGATTTAAAAGAATAAAAAATATAGAAGAAATTATTAAAGAAATTCCTGTTAAATTATTCCTTTTTGATATAATGTATTATAATGGAGAATCAATTATAGATAAAAATTATGAAGAAAGATGGAAAATATTATCATCAATATGTGATAAAGAAATATTAGTAAATAGAATAATAACTAGTGATTTAATCGAAGCAGAAAATTTTCTAAAAAAAGCAATTGAAGAAGGACATGAAGGATTAATGGCTAAATCATTAAGTAGCAAATATGAAATTGGAAAAAGAGGAAAAAAATGGTTTAAAATAAAACCTGCAGAAACATTAGATTTAGTTATAGTTGGAGCAGATTGGGGTTATGGAAGGAGAACAGGTTGGTTAAGTGATTATTATTTAGCAGCATATAATGAAGAAAATGATGAATATGAAATTATTGGAAAGACATTTAAAGGATTAACAGATAAAGAATTTGAAGAAATTACTAAAAAACTTTTAGAAATAAAAATTCATGAAAATGAGCATACAGTATGGGTTAAACCTGAAATAGTTGTAGAAATTGCATTTAATGAAATTCAAAAAAGCCCAAAATATAAAAGTGGATATGCTTTAAGATTTGCTAGAATAATTAGAATAAGAGAAGATAAATCTCATAAAGAAGCAGATAATATAGCTAAAGTAAAGCAATTATATGAAAAACAATTTAAATACAAAGGATTAAAATTATGA
- the rbsK gene encoding ribokinase: MKEATLTIIGTSHMDFIVYVDRFPKIGETVLGSGFVTAPGGKGANQAVAASRLGATCYFISKVGNDFIGESLIENARKNGIKTDYIKKDSRSHSGIALIYVDAKGEDMIVVAPGVDMLISEEDIKEAEMALSSSKVVLTQLEIPIKTAEFAINFAKEMGKKTILNPAPASHLDEKVYCNIDFLTPNKGELEKLSGMKIDDDYSIIKAARTLISKGVGCVIVTLGRRGAMIVTANDNELIPSYDVKVIDTVGAGDAFNGALAIAISLDIDIREAVRFANIVASLKVTKKGAQTGLPSIKEVMAFAKSHGIYDLPFPLHE, encoded by the coding sequence ATGAAAGAAGCTACATTGACTATCATTGGAACTTCACATATGGATTTTATTGTATATGTTGATAGATTTCCTAAGATTGGAGAAACTGTACTAGGCAGTGGTTTTGTAACAGCTCCTGGAGGAAAAGGTGCTAATCAAGCAGTAGCAGCATCTCGTTTAGGTGCTACATGCTATTTTATTAGTAAAGTTGGAAATGATTTTATTGGCGAAAGTCTTATTGAAAATGCAAGGAAAAATGGTATTAAAACTGATTATATAAAAAAGGACTCTAGATCACATAGTGGTATTGCTTTAATCTATGTAGATGCAAAAGGTGAGGATATGATAGTAGTAGCTCCAGGTGTTGATATGCTAATTTCAGAAGAAGATATTAAAGAGGCTGAAATGGCATTATCTTCTTCAAAAGTAGTTTTAACTCAATTAGAAATACCAATAAAGACTGCAGAATTTGCAATAAATTTTGCAAAAGAAATGGGAAAGAAAACAATTTTAAATCCTGCACCAGCTTCTCATCTCGATGAAAAAGTTTATTGCAATATTGATTTCTTAACACCAAATAAAGGTGAGCTTGAAAAATTAAGTGGAATGAAAATTGATGATGATTATTCCATAATAAAAGCTGCTAGAACATTAATATCAAAAGGTGTAGGTTGTGTAATCGTTACTCTTGGAAGAAGAGGTGCTATGATTGTAACTGCTAATGATAATGAGCTTATACCATCTTATGATGTGAAAGTAATTGATACTGTAGGAGCAGGAGATGCTTTCAATGGAGCTCTTGCAATTGCAATTTCTCTTGATATTGATATAAGAGAAGCTGTAAGATTTGCTAATATTGTTGCTTCATTAAAAGTAACAAAAAAAGGAGCACAAACTGGATTGCCAAGCATAAAAGAAGTTATGGCATTTGCTAAATCTCATGGAATTTATGATTTACCTTTTCCCTTACATGAATGA
- a CDS encoding nucleotidyltransferase domain-containing protein gives MFKLCRVDLKRIKKIFEGIEKYKQIVIKEIKPKKIILFGSFARGDINEGSDVDLIVIADWKEDFLERIKILLELNKFKIPLEPLGYTEEEFEKLIKEGNSFILKVLNEGKIIYRS, from the coding sequence ATGTTTAAATTGTGCAGAGTTGATCTTAAAAGAATCAAAAAAATTTTTGAAGGAATAGAAAAATATAAACAAATTGTTATTAAAGAAATTAAACCTAAAAAAATAATCCTATTTGGTTCTTTTGCAAGAGGAGATATAAATGAAGGTTCAGATGTAGATTTAATTGTTATAGCTGATTGGAAAGAAGATTTTTTAGAAAGAATAAAAATTTTATTAGAATTGAATAAATTTAAAATCCCTCTTGAACCTTTAGGATACACTGAAGAAGAATTTGAAAAATTAATTAAAGAAGGTAATTCATTTATTTTGAAAGTATTAAACGAAGGAAAAATAATTTATCGAAGCTAA
- a CDS encoding sugar ABC transporter permease: MRLKQSATPWLFIAPSLIIFSIFHFFPLAILIYTSFTRWNLISPPQFIGLENYLRVISDELFIKSLFITIIFVFTSLIINVILSLGIALLTEKPDSKLATLCRFIIFIPYVLPDAASAGIWNLMFFPHPSSPINVLLTQLGIGWQGWIGDKNLALPTIILYYIWKNVGFSTLVYVAGLKAIPKIFYDAAEVDGASRLDAIKHIMVPLLKPITLFILITSLIAGWQSFTDIFILTRGGPGTATTTLSIYIYHTAFGEGLAGRAAVVAIILFIITLILTIIQLKYIKSE; encoded by the coding sequence ATGCGATTAAAGCAGAGCGCTACACCTTGGTTATTCATTGCACCAAGTTTAATAATATTTTCCATTTTTCATTTTTTTCCTTTGGCTATATTAATATACACCAGTTTTACTAGATGGAATCTAATTTCCCCACCACAATTTATTGGATTAGAGAATTATTTAAGGGTGATAAGTGATGAATTATTTATAAAATCTTTATTTATTACTATCATTTTTGTTTTCACTTCACTTATAATAAATGTAATTTTAAGTTTAGGTATAGCCTTATTAACTGAAAAGCCTGATAGTAAATTAGCTACTTTATGTAGGTTCATAATATTTATACCATATGTTCTTCCAGATGCAGCTTCTGCTGGTATCTGGAATTTAATGTTTTTTCCACATCCTTCTAGTCCAATAAATGTATTATTAACTCAATTAGGCATCGGTTGGCAAGGATGGATAGGAGATAAAAACCTTGCCTTACCAACAATCATATTGTATTATATATGGAAAAATGTTGGTTTCAGTACATTAGTTTATGTAGCTGGACTTAAAGCTATACCAAAGATCTTTTATGATGCAGCTGAAGTAGATGGTGCGAGCAGATTAGATGCGATAAAACATATTATGGTACCACTATTAAAACCAATAACTCTCTTTATATTAATTACAAGCCTTATTGCTGGATGGCAAAGCTTTACTGATATTTTTATACTCACTAGAGGCGGCCCTGGAACTGCAACTACAACTTTATCGATATACATTTATCATACTGCTTTTGGTGAAGGTTTAGCAGGACGTGCAGCAGTTGTGGCAATTATACTTTTTATTATAACTTTGATATTAACAATAATTCAATTAAAATATATTAAAAGTGAATAA